In the genome of Populus alba chromosome 11, ASM523922v2, whole genome shotgun sequence, one region contains:
- the LOC140956082 gene encoding uncharacterized protein translates to MRRMKTRAGRSRPVESSSSSSDDDVSLGASQEEAPTPPAPSTDAASSSDVSHRRSGVPSKRNQFTRQYEAQWKDDLSMFTNIEAARVISSAFKASMEIPLFQWSQISRHPEWMPQINAWFRRFEHRFYRDDEHDTVVRRVWENHAAIR, encoded by the exons atgcgcagaatgaaaaccagagctggtcgttcacgtccagtcgaatcaagttcgtctagcagcgatgatgatgtttccttaggtgcctctcaagaagaggcacctacaccacctgcgccgtcaaccgatgctgcctcttccagtgatgtttcacatcgcagaagcggcgtgccttcgaagcggaatcaatttacccgccagtacgaggcacagtggaaggacgatctttcaat gttcacaaacattgaggccgcccgagtaatatcatcggcatttaaagcgtcgatggagattccattgtttcaatggagtcagatatccagacatcctgaatggatgcctcaaatcaatgcatggtttcgtagatttgag catcgattctaccgggacgatgaacatgacactgttgtgaggagggtgtgggaaaatcacgcggcaattagatAA